A genomic stretch from Candidatus Latescibacterota bacterium includes:
- a CDS encoding lamin tail domain-containing protein yields MRRLFRFFMPVTIFSMTILSVVSGLSAQVVINEFMADPARDWDGDGEYYYRDDEWVEILNVGETSVDLDGYMLTDAEGAGVWRYGFSGIIQPGQIMIVFGSDSRAWEESSGNPAYGLSLNNTGDMISLFHVSAGDTVLMDEVTYGASAAQDDRSAGRSLHAEREWEIFDAYNPCGGNCDPIGNGCVPTPGMVNTCTTSATPSSWGRIKKMYNS; encoded by the coding sequence ATGAGGAGACTATTCCGTTTTTTCATGCCCGTCACTATTTTTTCAATGACAATTCTGAGTGTTGTTTCCGGTCTTTCGGCACAGGTCGTTATAAACGAGTTCATGGCTGACCCTGCCAGGGATTGGGACGGTGATGGAGAGTACTATTACCGGGACGACGAGTGGGTAGAGATCCTGAATGTCGGTGAGACCTCTGTGGATCTTGACGGCTATATGCTGACCGACGCGGAGGGTGCAGGTGTCTGGAGATACGGTTTCTCCGGGATCATACAGCCCGGGCAGATCATGATCGTGTTCGGGAGTGATTCAAGGGCCTGGGAGGAATCCAGCGGGAATCCTGCATACGGCCTGAGTCTTAACAATACCGGAGACATGATATCACTGTTCCATGTCTCGGCGGGTGATACGGTGCTTATGGATGAGGTGACATATGGAGCAAGCGCCGCGCAGGATGACAGGTCGGCTGGTCGAAGTCTTCATGCCGAAAGGGAATGGGAGATATTCGATGCCTATAATCCCTGTGGAGGCAATTGTGATCCAATAGGAAACGGTTGTGTCCCGACTCCGGGCATGGTGAACACCTGCACGACATCGGCGACGCCCTCCTCGTGGGGGAGGATAAAAAAGATGTATAACAGCTGA